One region of Rhodophyticola sp. CCM32 genomic DNA includes:
- a CDS encoding glycoside hydrolase family 32 protein encodes MQLHAWIGPRGSGTAELSMHIPPLDTVGLKTTETGITAVHYICDTAGAAQLKWNRDDTDCRAIYVFDPATVTDKGIEILYVDPITRRSNPNGPAGFRPPFGWMNDPNGFCYHDGCFHLFYQFNPTSLAWDRMHWGHAVSKDLYTWTDLPVILFPDPAFPGDGGAFSGSSWPAEGAGLDLFFTHHRHGADEVEVQCRARTSDLVGIDAEPEVLIDARPADARERMDFRDPFITRGPDGRLYMVLAGRNRAEALLFLYRQAEDESWDYQGVLYSEPRFGGVAAECPVLLPFGDPQDAGTSWLLIFSLLGSRSKVKNRRNVTLALVGRFDGVQFTPDLERELDHGPHFYAFQACNSPEGIIGLGWVANWSELHAGKKLESGMTWPRQLALLDAPDGSRQLSVLPYRIPGDGPTLDIAANDEPVAIPAADILEIKLSIPKGNDPLHMTLGGDIDLDLILSERSLIYRCADMDQRELDVPFTGVGGVRVLLHHGTLEIFDQAGEWSSTLACAFYGKTSHINIAVSGKAQMSVAARSV; translated from the coding sequence GGCCCAATTGAAATGGAATCGCGACGATACAGACTGTCGGGCAATCTATGTCTTCGATCCTGCAACTGTGACCGATAAGGGTATCGAGATACTATATGTTGACCCGATCACCCGGCGCAGCAATCCGAATGGCCCTGCCGGGTTCCGTCCGCCATTCGGGTGGATGAACGACCCGAATGGTTTCTGCTATCATGATGGATGCTTTCACCTGTTTTACCAATTCAACCCGACCAGCCTTGCCTGGGACAGGATGCATTGGGGCCATGCGGTTTCAAAGGATCTCTATACATGGACCGATCTGCCTGTGATTTTGTTTCCCGACCCGGCTTTCCCCGGTGACGGAGGCGCCTTTTCGGGAAGCTCTTGGCCGGCGGAGGGGGCGGGGCTTGATCTGTTTTTCACGCATCATCGCCACGGTGCTGATGAGGTTGAGGTGCAATGCCGTGCCCGAACGTCGGATCTTGTCGGGATCGACGCGGAACCTGAGGTCCTGATTGATGCGCGCCCCGCCGACGCACGCGAACGTATGGATTTTCGGGATCCGTTTATAACCCGTGGCCCGGATGGTCGCCTGTATATGGTGTTGGCAGGGCGAAACCGGGCCGAGGCATTACTGTTTCTCTACCGGCAGGCTGAAGATGAAAGCTGGGACTATCAGGGCGTGCTTTACAGTGAACCCCGGTTTGGTGGCGTTGCCGCGGAATGCCCGGTTTTGTTGCCTTTCGGTGATCCGCAGGATGCAGGCACAAGCTGGCTTCTGATTTTTAGCCTGCTTGGCAGCCGGTCAAAGGTAAAGAACCGCCGAAATGTCACTCTTGCGCTTGTTGGGCGTTTCGATGGTGTTCAGTTCACGCCAGATCTCGAACGTGAACTTGACCATGGCCCCCATTTCTATGCTTTCCAGGCGTGTAACAGCCCTGAAGGCATCATTGGTCTGGGTTGGGTTGCAAACTGGTCCGAGTTGCACGCGGGTAAAAAGCTTGAGAGTGGCATGACATGGCCCAGACAGCTTGCGCTTCTTGATGCGCCGGACGGGTCAAGGCAGCTAAGCGTGTTGCCATATAGAATCCCCGGTGACGGGCCGACACTGGACATAGCTGCGAATGATGAACCAGTCGCCATACCCGCTGCCGATATTCTCGAAATCAAGTTATCCATCCCCAAAGGGAATGATCCGCTTCATATGACCCTTGGGGGCGACATTGATCTGGACCTCATCCTTTCAGAGCGGTCCTTGATCTATCGTTGTGCCGATATGGATCAACGAGAGCTTGATGTGCCGTTTACAGGCGTTGGCGGGGTTCGGGTTCTGCTTCACCACGGGACGTTGGAGATATTCGATCAGGCCGGGGAATGGAGCTCGACACTCGCCTGTGCGTTCTATGGCAAGACCTCGCACATAAACATTGCAGTCTCAGGAAAGGCCCAAATGTCAGTTGCTGCACGTAGCGTATAG